TAACTATTCATCAAACCGGCCACTGTACCCACTGGGGTATTGTCGGAAACAACAGGGAAGGATTCCCCCATGATCTCGCTAACAAGCGTCTTGTTGACTTTTTCTAAAGATTTCTCGCGACTCATCATCTCGAAAATACCCCTTTCTGATATGCTACCCACTGGGGTATCTCCCAAGAAAACTGGCAATTGAGAGTATCCTCTCTCCCTCATTAGATTCGATGCTGCTTGTATCGTATCGTTGCTCTGAACCGATACGACCGTCTTAGAACAGACATCCACAGCTGTCAAACCTTGACCTATCTCCTGCTTCATGGAGTCGAGTGTCTCAAAAAGTTTTACCACCGTTTCATAACTGGCGGAGATCTTCCCACGTTCGATCTTTGCAATGGTGCCTTGACTGATTCCCGACCTCTCTGCTAACTCAGACTGAGTGACATCCATGCCTACTCTTATCTTCCTAATATCGGTCGCCGGGGGAAATCTCATGCGGTTAGCGATATAATATTCATATAAGAATATTTTTACACATAAGATATATAAATAGTGAAATAATGCGAGTTTACATGCCTAAAAAAGCTAAGAACATTTATGTCGAGGGTCTCAACGAGATCCCCACCCCTATGAAAAAAGTCGAGATCGTCGAGAGGAAGGGAATAGGACACCCCGACTCTGTCGCAGACGCTCTCGGAGAGGAAGTTTCCAAGGCTCTTTGTAAGATGTACATCAAGGAGGTCGGACACGTCCTCCATCACAACACCGACGAGACACAGCTCGCCGCAGGTACCGCAGCACCCAAATTCGGCGGCGGACACATCATCGATCCCGTTTACATGCTTTTGGTCGGAAGGGCCACCACGTTCATCGACGACGGAAAGCTCGTCAAGGACCTTCCCTGCAAGCCCACAGCACTCGCTGCAGCCCGCAAGTACCTTGAGAAGACATTCCCCAACCTCGATGTTGACTCCGAGGTAATCCTCGATGCGAAGATCGGAATGGGATCCGATGACCTCACAGGAGTCTACAAGACCTCTGGAGTTCTCGCCAATGATACCTCTTTCGGTGTCGGATACGCACCCTACTCCATAACTGACAAGCTCACACTCGAGACAGAGAAGTACGTCAATGGTGCAATGAAGAAGAAACTCAAGGAGACCGGACAGGATGTTAAAGTCATGTGCTCCAGGATTGACAATAAGATCACCATGACCATCGCTTGTGCAATGGTCGACAAGTACATCCCCGATGCTACCCACTACAAGTCCGCCATCGAGGAGATGTACGACCTCGTCACCGACAACGCTTTGAAGATCATCGGAAAGGAGAAGGTCGACTTCAAACTGGACATCAACACCGGTGACAACTACAAGAAAGGAATCTACTACCTCACCTGTACCGGACTCTCTCAGGAGATGGGAGACGACGGATCCGTCGGAAGGGGTAACAGGTGCAACGGACTCATCACCCCTTACAGGCCCATGTCCATGGAGGCAACATCCGGAAAGAACCCCATCACGCACATCGGAAAGATCTACAACGTCATGTCCAAGCTCATCGCAGAAGATGTCGCCAAGAAGGTCACTGATGAGGCAGAGATCAGGGTCAGGATCCTCTCCCAGATCGGAAAGCCCGTTTCCCAGCCTCTGAACTGCTCTGTTCAGATCGTTCTCCCCGAGGCTGAGAAGAACCCCAACTTCAAAAACTGGGCAAAAGAGGCCGATGCCATCGCATTTGATTGGCTCGATAACGTCGACAAGGTCTCCAACATGATCATCAACGGAAAGGTAAAGACCTTCTGAACCCATTTATATAATAAGGGGCCTACGGCCCCTTCTTTAATATTGTTTATATAGCGCTACACCCATCCAACTAACACGGTGGTACTACTTGAAAATAATCGATGCACCTCAATTCGGTCCTATGTTCAGATTCAACGACGCTAACGTATACTGGACTATGTACCTGCTTTCGAACGGGAAACGCATCGGACGTAAAAGACTCGCCGACGAAGTAGGTATAGGCGAAGGCAGCATGCGTAGGATTTTGGATACACTTTCCGAGTGGGAATACATTTCCATCAAGCAGACAGGTATCGTCATTACCAAAGCTGGCCAGTCGTTCCTGGATCAGATTCCTATCCAGCCGGTTGACATTTTCCTCGAGGGTTCAGTGATAGGTTCTGAACAGCAGGGAGTCATAGTCAAAGGCGTTGCCAGCAAGGTCAACAACGGAATGGAGCAGAGAGATGCCGGAATCAAGGTCGGAGCAGAAGGCTGTACCACAATCGTCTACAGGGACGGAAACCTCTGCATCCCTCCTGACTGGAATCTTGATGCTGAGAGACCTGAAGTTGCAAAGAAGATCCGCGAAGAATACGGCATGAAGCCCAACGATGCACTGATCATAGGTGGCGGAAACAACAAACAGACCGCTATCGTGGCAGCGGTATCCGCAGCTCTAGAACTGTTCTGATGAGACACCTCTTCAGCTATTCCGTTTACCAGAATCTGGATGACCTCTCACCGGACCTAAATGGTCTGCTCAGTGACGTCTCTTGCGATGGGTTGGAAATTCTCACATCACATCAGCCTGCAGACTTGGCTCTGAAGCCCTATACCGTATCGGTTCATCTCCCATATTCCACCGATTGGCTCGCAGCCTGGGAAGGCAGGGCCTATGAGATGAGCGATTACTACTCCAAGTACTACATGTACGGAAAGGACAGAGAAAGCGTTATCCAAACAGTAAGGGACATGATCGGTTACGCTGCCCCTTTGGAGCCGGCCCACGGGGTTATCCACGCCTCCAATGTCTCCATACCGGACATCCACAAACGTAAGTATTCTGACGACCCCAAAACCGTGCTGAGGACATTCTGCGAGATGATCAATGCGGCGGTATCGGCATTTCCGAAGGGAGAACCTCCGTTCAAACTGGTCTTTGAGAACCTATGGTGGCCGGGACTAAGACTACAGGACGACTCCGACTATAGGCTGCTGGAGAAGCATATCGAATTCGAGAATTGGGGCATATGTCTCGATACCGGACATCTGATGAACACACTTCCCGACATCAACACCCAACAGGAGGGCATCGATGCCGTCCTCAGGATAATCGACAGCTACAGCCAGGATCTTCTGGACGCCATATCCGCAATGCACTTCCATTACAGCGCATCAGCCAAATACAGAGCGACATTCGAAGAAAGGTTCTACGAAGGCGGGCCGGTGACTGATTTCATCAGCGGGGCCTATCATCATATCACAACCCTGGACCAGCATCTTCCCTTCTCAGACCCGCGCTGCAAGGAGATCGTCGATGCCATTAAACCGGATCTTCTGATCCATGAACTACCTGGTCATGGCCATGACCCCATGGATGATTTCAGACAGCAGAGAGCTCTGCTGGATTGATACAGATCACCATAGGAACAAATCAGTGGGATTTTTATATTACATGCATAATCGGGAATTCAGAGGAATATCGAATGGCACGTTTCAAAGAGGCTGAGGCCAGGCTCCTTGACAAGACTGTATGCATGAACTGCTATGCCACTAACCCCGCTAAGGCATCCAAGTGCAGGAAATGCGGATACAGCAACCTCAGGCCCAAAGCCAAAGAGAGCAGGAAGCAGTGAATTCTGCTTCACATTGTTTTTACGGCCATATGGCCGGATACCATCCGTTCAGCGATAGCTCTAGACTCGGATACTCCGACCCGTCATCGTGATAGTCAAATACTCCGAATCCGTACACCGCACGGAGTTGAATGGATGAAAGTCCTGGTAGTCGACGACAACATTGCAATACAGGAGATTCTGAAGGATATCCTCATAGAGGAGGGTCACGTAGTAAGGATAGCTGGTTCCATAAGCGAGGCTGTCGACCAGATACTTGAATTCGAACCGAATGCGATCCTTCTTGATTCGATTGTCAACGATGAGGAAGGACTCCAGATCCTGAGCCATGCGCACGAGAAGAACCCCGAGTTGTCCTTGGATACCGTTCTTATCAAAAGCTTGAACGAAGAAGCACCTCAGGACAGCACATTCATCAAGGCTGTCGTGAACAAACCTTTCAAATCAACAGATATCGCGGCCGCCCTCAATGTCCTCGTTTCCAAGAAGGAAGAGGAGAAGGCCCAAGAGGCCAGGAACAAAAGGAAGAAGTCCAATAATTTCCTCAACCGCATCAAAAGGAACGGTCCTGTCAAGAAGGAGCCCAAGATTGAGGTGGACGAGAGCGCAGTGGTAGCTGAATACATAGCTGCTGAAGGGCCTTTGTACGGAAGATCCTACGTCTTCTTCGAGAAGGAACCGGTGAACATAGTAGGATTCGTCAACATCTTCAGCCCCAAGGATTACTCCACACTCGTGATATCCTCGGACAATGCAAAAGCGGTCATGCAGAACTACGACCATGAGGATATAGACGTGGTAACTCTGTCATCCGTAGCAAGGGGTAAGACGATGGACATCAGCGCCCTTGGAACCCTGACGGTATTCATCAAGAAATTCATAGAGGAACATGAGAAACCAATCATCATGATCGAGGATTTCACCGAGATCATCGACAGCAACGGTCTGAACCACAGCCTGGTGTTCCTGCACCAGCTGATCAAGGAAAGGCCAGGAAAACCGGCGACATTCGTCATCTCGGTGGACCCGACCATCCTTACTACGAAGGACCGCAACATCCTGCTCGGAGATATGTCCGAGTATTCTAACTGAGGGAACAAAATGCAAATCGAGAAGGTATGGGCAAGAGAAGTCCTGGATTCCAGGGGAAACCCCACAGTCGAGGCAGAGCTGACAGTCGGCGGTCACAAGATCACCGCAATCGCACCATCCGGTGCATCCACCGGTTCATGGGAGGCCCACGAACTCCGTGACGGAGGCGAGAGGTACGGCGGAAAAGGCGTTCTGAAGGCTGTTGAGAATGTCCGCGGACCCATCGCTAAAAAGATTACTGGAATGGACCCCACCGACCAGGAAGGCATCGACAGAGCGATGATCGAACTGGACGGTACCGAGAACAAAACTTCCCTCGGAGGGAATGCCACAGTGGCCGTCTCACTTGCAGTCGCAAGGGCAGGTGCCATGTGCAACAACATACCTGTCTACCAGCACATTGGAAAGGATCACGTCACACTTCCCGTTCCTATGCTGAACATCATCAACGGAGGAAAGCACGCGGGAGGCAACCTGAAGATACAGGAATGCATGATCATCCCAGCTGGTGCCAAATCTTTCTCAGACTGTCTGAGGATGTCCTCCGAGGTCTACATGCATCTCAAATCGATTCTGAAGAACAAATACGGGGTCGGTGCAATCAACATCGGAGACGAGGGAGGCTTTGCCCCGCCGCTGGATACAGTTGACGAAGCACTCTCCACCATCGTTTCTGCGGTCTCTGATGCCGGATACACACCCGGAAAGGATATCTACCTCGCGATTGATGCTGCATCCTCCGAATTCTTCAGCAACGGCGTCTATGAAGTCGACGGAATGAAACTGTCCGCAGGAGAGCTGGCCGACCACTACGTGCAGCTCACGAAGGACCATCCGTTGATCAGCATCGAGGATCCGTTCTTCGAAGACGACTTCGAGACCACCGCCGAGCTTACCAAGAAGGTAGGAAAGCATGTGCAGATCGTGGGCGACGACCTCTTCGTCACCAACTCCAAGCGTCTCTCCAAAGGAATAGCACAGGGTGCAGCCAACGCCCTTCTGCTCAAGGTAAACCAGATCGGTACCATCACTGAATCCGGAGAAGCCGCACAGATGAGCTTCGACAACGGATACAACGTCGTGGTCTCCCACAGATCGGGAGAATCCGAAGACACTACCATAGCGGACCTCTCCGTGGGATGGGGTTCTGGAGAGATCAAGACCGGTGCTCCCGCAAGAGGGGAAAGGACGGCCAAATACAACCGTCTGCTGAGGATCGAGGAGGAACTCGGTTCCAAGGCCAAATTCCCCGGCCTATCTAAATTCCACATCTGAGGTATCATATGGAGAATGACAGGAACATCCCTCTGCTGTGCGACTACTACGAGTACACGATGGCGAACGGCTACATCAAGAACGGTCTGCACGACCGTATGGTGTACTTCGACATATTCTTCAGGACTGTCCCCGACAGAGGAGGTTTCTGCATATTCGCAGGCCTTGAGCAGCTGGTGGACTACATCATCAACCTCCGTTTCACAGACAACGATGTGGAGTTCCTACGTTCCAAGAACACTTTCTCAGAAGAATTCCTTCAATACCTGAAGGATTTCAGATTCACAGGTGACGTGTGGGCTATCCCCGAGGGAACTCCTGTGTTCCCCGGAGAGCCTCTTGTCACCATCAGGGCACCCATAGCCCAGGCCCAGATACTTGAGACCTTTGCCCTGCTCACAATCAACCACCAGACCCTTATCGCTACCAAAGCGAGCCGTATCGTCAGGGCCGCTGCAGGAAGGACCGTCCTAGAATTCGGATCCAGAAGGGCCCAAGGTACAGACGCAGCCGTTCTGGGCGCCAGAGCTGCTTACATAGCAGGCTGCGGCGGTACCGCCTGCACGGTCAGCGACAAATGGTATGGAATCCCTGCAAGCGGAACCATGGCCCATTCTTGGGTGATGATGTTCGATTCCGAGTATGAGGCTTTCGTGAAATTCTGCGAGCTGTATCCAGATAACGCCACTCTGTTGGTGGATACCTATGATACGCTAAACAGCGGCATTCCCAACGCAATTAAAGCATTCAAGGCCACAGGCATCAATAAATGCGCCATCCGCCTCGATTCGGGAGACTTCTCCTTCCTTACCAAGAAAGCAAGGAAGATGCTTGACGACGCCGGGCTGCCGAATTGCAAGATAATCGTTTCTAATGCTCTCGATGAGAATCTGATCAAAGACCTGCTTGACCAAGGGGCCGTCATTGACGGCTTCGGTGTCGGCGATAATCTCATCACATCCCATAGCGACCCTGTTCTGAACGGGGTGTACAAACTTGTTGCATCTGAAGAAGATGGCAAAATAGTACCGAGGATCAAGATCTCTGAGAATGTTGAGAAAATCACGACGCCTCATTTCAAAAAGATCTACAGAATCTACGGAAAGGATGGTATGGCCGTTGCAGATCTCATCTGCGTACATGATGAAACTATTGATACAACAAAACCATTGGAGCTCTTCGATCCTGCCGCAACTTGGAAGAGGAAGACAATGAAGGAATACACCGCCAAAGAACTCATGGTAAAGATCATAGAGGACGGCAAACTTGTGTATGACCTACCTTCATTGCAAGAGATCCGCAAACACTGCTCTGATGAATTAAACACCCTTTGGGAAGAGGTAAAACGTTTTGCAAACCCCCATCAATACTATGTAGATCTATCTCAGAAATTATGGGACATAAAGAACGACCTAATCAACGAATCTAGATGATTTCGAAAGGCGTGGCGGAAATACGATTTTCGTAGACTAATAGGGTTTTTATATGCATAAGTGCCGTTAATTTCTTCAATTTTACATATATAAAGATAACTATACAAAAATGTACAAATAAAGAAAGAAAAAAATGACTAACTCCGTTAATCTAAGAATGTTAATCTAAGGGTTTATATTGGAAATCGACAGTCGCTGTATTGCAGGTATTTCCGGCCTTATAGGACTGCAATCATAGCCGGAGTTAACTGCAAGTTGGGGGACCGATTAGATGGATGGAGATACGTGTAACGTTGGAAGTTACATTCCGCATGCACAGTCCAGGATTAGATTGGACAAGTTCTCGTCGAAAGATGAGATGTGCGTATACTGTGCATGCGGACGTATCGTCGCACTCGACCGCTCAGAGATGAAGCTCAAGCTAGCCCTAGGAAAAGACCTTGAGTGCACTACCTGTCGGAACCGGAGAATCTCCGAAGAGATCGATTACCTAAACAACCTCTATGATGGTATAATCACAGAGGAAAGTTATTAATTCTAAGAAAGTTAGAGCGTAACACTAATTTAATTTTCGTGTTACTGTATAAAAAGGTCAAGTTACTTACTATAAAACGTTTCACAACACCTTATAAATTGGATTGGATGACACATCCAATAAAGCAGCATATCACTCTGTTGATGATTTCTTCTTGACAGGAGCTTTTGAAGTGCGCACAGTCTTCTTCTTGCCGGGACAATCGGGATTGATACACTCCTCAAGAGTACCAACCTTGATCATTGGTGCTTTACAGATCGCACATGCCTTACCGAGAGGTGTTACAGTACCCCTGGGCCTCAGAGGATAGGTCTGTGTACACGTCGGCCATGAAGAACATCCTGCGAACCTCCTTCCCGCCTTAGAGAACATCACCCTGATGTGACCGTTGTTACATGTAGGACATAGACCGAGATCGTTCATTGCGACATTGCTAGTACACTTGGGGTCGATACACTGAACTGAAGGAGGATTGCCCCTTCTGATGATCTTCAACTGAGGCAGGCCGCAAACTGGGCATGTCGTATCAACTGTCTGGATGAGAGCTCCTCTGGGAAGCGGATATGCACGCTTACAATCGGGATATCCGTCACATCCGATGAAATTACCGTTCTTCGATCTCTTCACGGACATGTTCTTACCGCATGTGGGGCAGACTCCGATATGCTGCTGTGAATGCAGCGCATCCTTGATCTCCTTTCCGATGTCTTCGGACTCATTGGAGATCTTTACTGCGACATCGTGCAGCATATCCTGAGATTCCGATACTACGGAATCCAATGTCCTCTTGCCTTCGGAAATCGAGAGCATATCCAACTCCAGCTTGGCGGTCATGTCAGGCTCGGTAATGCCTCCACCGTGCTTCTCAAGCGACTTGGTGAGCGCTATTCCGCTCGGAGTGGGGATCATGTAGTTACCTTGCACATAATTCCTAGAGAACAGTTTGCCGATGATGTCGTGCCTTGTACTCTTGGTACCAAGCTGCAACCTGTCCATCTCCTGAATGAGAGAACCCTGATTGTACCTGTAAGGCGGTTTGGTCTCCGATTCCACAATGCTCATGGATCTGACATCGACCTCTTCTCCTTCTTTGAGAACAGGGAGCCTGCTCTCATTGGCCGGGAGGTATTTCTTGTAATACTTCTTCCAACCGGGCTCCTTTAGGACGTATCCATTGGACTCGAATCTCTCCCCTTCGACATCGATGACACACTGCGTCACCTCCGCCTTTGCGTTGGGTGCTACGGTTGCGAGGAACCTCCTCACTATGAGCTCGTAGAGCTTCCACTTGTCCCCTTTCATCTTGTCGGAGGTTGCTCCGGCTGTAGGATATATAGGCGGATGGTCCGTTGTTGTCCTCTTTCCCTTGGAGGGGTATATCTTCTCCTGGGAGAGTATCTCTGAGACCTCTGCCTTGAAATCGGAATCCTTGAGCTTGTCCAGCACAGACCTCAGATTAAGGCTCTTCGGATACTCGGTGTTCTCGGTACGGGGATACGATATGTATCCTCCGGTGTACAGATCCTCGGCCAGTTTCATGGCTGTGGTCGGAGGGATACCGATCTTGTTGGCCTCCACCTGCATCATGGTGGTATCGAAAGGCGCGGGCCTGTACTCGTCCTTCAATTCGGAGACGTATTTGGCCACTGTACCTGTCTTGCATCCCTTGACCTTGTCAAGGACGGATTCGGCATCCTCTTTCTTCCAGAAGGGATTCTTCTCATGATCGCCCTTGAAAGCAAGCATTCCGAACTTGCCTATTACATTCCAATAGGGGACAGGGACGAAGTTTTCGATCTCTTCGTGCCTGTCGACAAGCAGTTTCAGAGTAGGGCTCTGGACCCTACCGACGGACATGAAGTTATTTCCAACCTGTCCGGATGACAATGAAATTAATCTGGTGAGAACGGCACCCCAGGACAGGTCTACGATCTGTCTTGCCTCAGCGGCATCGGCCAGTTTCTCATCGGGGTCGGCAAGATTGTTGAAGGCTGCTTCGACCTCACCCTTGGTCAGTGCACTGAACTTTGCCCTCTTGACCTTTGTCATATCGGCATCGATGGCCTTTACGGTCTCCATACCGATGAGTTCTCCTTCCCTGTCGTAGTCGGTTGCGATGATTATCTCGTCCGCTTTGGAAGCAAGGTCCCTGATAGAGCTGAGAATGGATTTCACACGGACCGTCTTGACCTGAGGGGCATACACAAGATCTGCGGGCTTGATTGCGCCCCAATCGTTGTACTCCCTAGGATAGTCCAATTCAATGATGTGACCTCTGAGGCTGACGACATCGTAGTCGTCGCCTCCAGCTGAGAAGGAAATAACAGTAGCTCCGCTGCTAGATGATGACGTGGATTTACCATCCGACAGAATGGTCGAGATCCTTCTTGCGGCATTCGCCTTCTCAGTGATGATGAGCTTTCTCATTAGCTTACCACAACAATCCAGAACGTATTTATTTAGTTGGGTGGTCGGTTCAGCAGAGTTTTTCAGGCTATATACAAAGTATATAGGAAAATACAGGAAAACAGCCGGCCCTTCTCAGAGCCGGCTTTGTTTATCTCAACCATCTATGCTTGATTTTTTCTTTCTTACAAAGAATACTGCGGCAATAACAGCGATGACGAGCAATACTATCAGAACGATAGCCCAGATAGGCATATCGAATCCCGAACTAGGCTGTATCGTGGATGTTATGCAGTACAGCTTCCCATCATTCTTTGCGAAGATGACCTCTCCGTTTGGCCCTATCTTGATCGGATTGGTGTTATCAGTCTGGGGGGTTCCGACCTTGATATCGAAACTCCTGATATCCCCGGTCTTTTTGTTGTATTCGAAACAGATCAATCCGTCAACAGGACTCAAGGGATTGGGCGCTCCCGCCGGAGACACGTATCCTCTGACGAATCCATCATCTCCCGCTGCCACCGCGATGTTGCTGTATGTCTTTCCGAGACGGCTGTCCACATCAGTAGTGGCCTTGATCTTGCCGTCTTTCATATCGAATACTTTGAAACTCAATCCGGTCTGCGCGAAACCCAAGCCCCCGACAACGATCATACAGGAACCATAGGAATCATTGTAACCATTGGACCAATACTTCGCAGTATCCGACTTGAACTTACCGTCAGAGCCGACATCGATCAGGAATATGGTCTTGTAATCGTCCCCTAGCCTTGGAGGGGCAAACATGGAATCCCAATGGGTCGTCACTATTACCGTGTCGTCGAAGCATTGGATGAAACCGCTGTTCCAAAACGTTGACTGGATTTCGGTCATCTCAAAGCTGTCCTTCAAATCTCCAGTAGCCTTGTCCACACTGTAGACGATACGTTTGGCGGTATCCGATTCCCCTATACCTGGATAGAACAGACACTTGTCCCCGAATGCTAATGAAACCGTTAATGTGAATGAATCGATGTAGAAGAAGAACTTCTGCGACCATTTCTGACTCTGAACATTGTCCGCAGAGCTTTTGTCCTCATCCTTGGCAGAGAAACAGGTGCAGGTCTTATCGGCTTTTACCACATACCAATAGCCGTCGTCATAGTAACCCTGATCGGAAGATGTCCCGAGACTGTATAATTTGTTGAGATCGAGGTCATATACGTTTCCGGAAGCCGGGTCCAAAACATAATTGTCACCGACAGAGACATAATCCACACCGCTATCCTTGCCGGTAGGTACAGTCTTGACAACCTGTCCGGTCTTGATCTCTATCTTTTGGAGATCGCCGGTCTTAAAGGAAGCATAGATGTACTCTCCCGCGACAGCATAACCGCGGACATTCTCCTTTGACCAAACTGTATCGATTGTTACATCATTGATACCATTTGACGATGACAAGGATTCCATCAGCTCTCCGCTGAATCTATAGTCGCTGCTTGATGCATCCGAATCCTCCACAGTGCTACAAATGACAACAAAGGAAGCAACCAATAGAACAAGGATCGCTATAGTTGTCTTTGCCTTGATTACAGTAATACCGTTCATTGGATGTATAATCCAATAAAGATATTTACAGTTGCTGGACCCAGATATCGCAGATACTACAGTCATTTGAAGCGAGATGCCTCAGTGCCTGTGGCCTACATGATGGAGGTTGCCAGTAGACGGTGCGACCATGGTGAGCCTGCCCCTTAGGACACCTTTGATGCTGGTTACCTCTGAAGCAAAATTCTTCAGGTTCTTGAGCCTGTCCTCGCAGATCAGGATCTCCATACATTTATCCTCGTCAAGGTGGATATGGACAGACGTCTTGACAAGACCGTGGTGCTGATGCTGGATGTCCGTGAGCTTATCGCCCACAGTAGAATTGGTATGGTCATACACCATGACAATAGTGCCTACCATCCACTCATCATCATTCTTCCATTCGTTCTCTGCAAGGGAATCACGGACAAGATCGCGCAATGCTTCCGATCTGCTGCTATAGCCTTTCTTTGCTATGTCCTCATCAAAAGCTTCCAAAAGGTTCGGTTCGAGTGAAACTCCTATGCGCGTAACGCCTGTCATGCATACTGAATGTGTATTCTACGATAAAAACGTGTTACTAATTAAGATTGTATGGAGACAAATAAAAGGCCAGATGGCCGAATGGCCATCCGTGTTTTAGGAATCAGAAAGTGTCGTCCTTCTCTTTCTTGATTCTCTCTTTCTCGGCCTTTGCCTCGGCATCGGACGCCTCGATCTCCTCGAGC
This is a stretch of genomic DNA from Thermoplasmata archaeon. It encodes these proteins:
- a CDS encoding DNA topoisomerase I; translation: MRKLIITEKANAARRISTILSDGKSTSSSSSGATVISFSAGGDDYDVVSLRGHIIELDYPREYNDWGAIKPADLVYAPQVKTVRVKSILSSIRDLASKADEIIIATDYDREGELIGMETVKAIDADMTKVKRAKFSALTKGEVEAAFNNLADPDEKLADAAEARQIVDLSWGAVLTRLISLSSGQVGNNFMSVGRVQSPTLKLLVDRHEEIENFVPVPYWNVIGKFGMLAFKGDHEKNPFWKKEDAESVLDKVKGCKTGTVAKYVSELKDEYRPAPFDTTMMQVEANKIGIPPTTAMKLAEDLYTGGYISYPRTENTEYPKSLNLRSVLDKLKDSDFKAEVSEILSQEKIYPSKGKRTTTDHPPIYPTAGATSDKMKGDKWKLYELIVRRFLATVAPNAKAEVTQCVIDVEGERFESNGYVLKEPGWKKYYKKYLPANESRLPVLKEGEEVDVRSMSIVESETKPPYRYNQGSLIQEMDRLQLGTKSTRHDIIGKLFSRNYVQGNYMIPTPSGIALTKSLEKHGGGITEPDMTAKLELDMLSISEGKRTLDSVVSESQDMLHDVAVKISNESEDIGKEIKDALHSQQHIGVCPTCGKNMSVKRSKNGNFIGCDGYPDCKRAYPLPRGALIQTVDTTCPVCGLPQLKIIRRGNPPSVQCIDPKCTSNVAMNDLGLCPTCNNGHIRVMFSKAGRRFAGCSSWPTCTQTYPLRPRGTVTPLGKACAICKAPMIKVGTLEECINPDCPGKKKTVRTSKAPVKKKSSTE
- the nikR gene encoding nickel-responsive transcriptional regulator NikR, with amino-acid sequence MTGVTRIGVSLEPNLLEAFDEDIAKKGYSSRSEALRDLVRDSLAENEWKNDDEWMVGTIVMVYDHTNSTVGDKLTDIQHQHHGLVKTSVHIHLDEDKCMEILICEDRLKNLKNFASEVTSIKGVLRGRLTMVAPSTGNLHHVGHRH